In one Polaribacter sp. ALD11 genomic region, the following are encoded:
- a CDS encoding M28 family metallopeptidase, translating into MKKTLLLFVFILLGFNAFSQDEITEKELKKHIEFLASEKNAGRYPGTKATKRVVKYLQKEFKKQGLLSFNKRYLQKFKVRLRVKKGTPEQPLVKTSNVVGFIEGKDPILKNEYIILGAHYDHLGLGGPSSKSDKKNKIHYGADDNASGTAALLEISEKIVANQQNLKRSIIFIAFGAEEQGLLGSEYFVNNLPIPISQIKLMINMDMIGRLNTEKHIYMGGAGTFPNGVSFMQNLGESLGLNPIVHAGSVGGSDHVSFYKKNISVLGLHTGGHPQYHTPEDTLELINITGEKQVSDYIYKALMEIATTNYNMEFIKQD; encoded by the coding sequence ATGAAAAAAACACTTTTACTTTTTGTCTTTATACTACTTGGCTTCAATGCTTTTTCGCAAGATGAGATTACAGAAAAAGAACTTAAGAAACATATAGAGTTCCTAGCTTCAGAAAAAAATGCAGGTCGTTATCCGGGTACAAAAGCAACTAAAAGAGTAGTGAAGTATTTACAGAAAGAGTTCAAAAAACAAGGGCTTCTTTCTTTTAATAAAAGATACCTACAAAAATTTAAAGTACGCTTACGTGTAAAAAAAGGGACTCCAGAACAACCACTTGTAAAGACCTCAAACGTAGTTGGTTTTATAGAAGGCAAAGATCCTATTCTTAAAAATGAGTATATCATTTTAGGTGCACATTACGATCATTTAGGTTTGGGTGGACCGTCTTCAAAATCTGATAAAAAAAATAAAATCCATTATGGCGCAGATGACAACGCTAGTGGAACTGCTGCTTTACTAGAAATTTCAGAAAAAATAGTAGCAAATCAACAAAACCTAAAACGTAGTATTATTTTTATTGCATTTGGTGCAGAAGAACAAGGTTTATTAGGGAGTGAATATTTTGTAAATAATTTACCAATTCCTATTTCTCAAATAAAATTGATGATAAACATGGACATGATAGGAAGATTAAATACCGAAAAACATATATACATGGGTGGTGCTGGTACATTTCCTAACGGCGTAAGTTTTATGCAAAATCTAGGGGAATCTTTAGGTTTAAATCCGATTGTGCATGCTGGTTCTGTTGGCGGATCAGATCATGTATCATTTTATAAAAAAAACATTTCCGTTTTAGGATTACACACAGGTGGACATCCCCAATACCATACACCAGAAGATACTTTAGAATTGATAAATATTACTGGAGAGAAACAAGTAAGCGACTACATTTATAAAGCATTAATGGAAATTGCAACTACAAATTATAACATGGAATTTATAAAACAAGACTAA
- a CDS encoding beta-N-acetylhexosaminidase yields the protein MRFILLAFITLFTFTKCTEKNRTFSQSEITLLPKPTSSTLNEGSFAFKDGQIIFADLDAQQIAVKDLQAYISKTAGLNTNTGESTNASISFYKNETLASEAYELEVNPNNINITASDAAGYFYGVQTLKQLLSIETLEEIKKTVYLIPAITIKDNPRFKWRAFMLDESRYFHGEKFVKQMLDQMALLKMNTFHWHLIDDAGWRIEIKKYPLLTEVGAFRSDSEIGTWKSGKTSGKPHGGFYTQEQIKNIVAYAKDRNINIVPEFEMPGHSSAAIAAYTWLGTAGVDIDVPVKFGRLYDNYDVTKPEVITFIKDVLTEIFELFPSKVIHIGGDEVGYEVWENSKSVQKYMKENNITSPADLQINFTNSISKFMEKNDRRMMGWNEILGKNIHTDFEEKKGDKEAETALAKNVVVHFWKGNLELLTDAAKKGYSIVNSLHSSTYLDYSHKGITLEKAYNFNPIPEGLDTQYHKNIYGLGSQMWSEWTPTNADVERQTFPRIAAYAEVGWTALDNKDYESFKVALKKMQKHWDTLGINYFKDSDKIEAELKEKTAAKKNKKE from the coding sequence ATGAGATTTATTTTATTAGCTTTCATAACGCTTTTTACATTTACAAAATGTACCGAAAAAAACAGGACTTTTTCACAGTCTGAAATTACCTTATTACCAAAACCAACTTCATCAACATTAAATGAAGGGTCTTTTGCTTTTAAAGACGGACAAATAATTTTTGCAGATCTTGATGCGCAACAAATAGCTGTAAAAGATTTACAAGCTTATATTTCTAAAACTGCTGGTTTAAACACAAACACAGGAGAAAGCACAAACGCTTCTATTTCTTTTTATAAAAATGAAACACTAGCTTCTGAAGCGTATGAATTAGAAGTGAATCCAAATAATATAAATATTACGGCAAGTGATGCCGCAGGTTACTTTTACGGAGTGCAAACTTTAAAGCAATTATTATCTATTGAAACGTTAGAAGAAATTAAGAAAACGGTCTATTTAATTCCTGCAATTACAATTAAAGATAATCCACGTTTTAAATGGCGTGCATTTATGTTAGACGAGTCTCGTTATTTTCATGGCGAAAAATTTGTAAAACAAATGTTAGACCAAATGGCTTTATTAAAAATGAATACTTTTCACTGGCATTTAATTGATGATGCTGGCTGGAGAATAGAAATTAAAAAATATCCTTTGTTAACAGAAGTAGGTGCTTTTCGTTCAGATAGTGAAATTGGAACCTGGAAAAGTGGCAAAACATCTGGCAAACCTCATGGTGGTTTCTATACCCAAGAACAAATAAAAAATATTGTTGCGTATGCTAAAGACAGAAATATAAACATTGTACCAGAATTTGAAATGCCCGGGCATTCTAGTGCTGCAATTGCTGCATATACTTGGTTGGGTACTGCTGGCGTAGATATCGATGTTCCTGTTAAGTTTGGTCGTTTGTATGATAACTATGATGTTACAAAACCAGAAGTAATTACATTTATTAAAGATGTTTTAACAGAGATTTTCGAGTTATTTCCTTCGAAAGTAATACATATTGGTGGTGATGAAGTTGGTTATGAAGTTTGGGAGAATTCTAAATCTGTTCAAAAATACATGAAAGAAAACAATATTACATCTCCTGCAGATTTACAAATAAATTTTACGAATAGTATCTCTAAATTCATGGAAAAAAACGACCGTAGAATGATGGGTTGGAATGAAATTTTAGGTAAAAATATTCATACCGATTTTGAAGAGAAAAAAGGTGACAAAGAGGCTGAAACAGCATTGGCAAAAAACGTAGTTGTACATTTTTGGAAAGGGAATTTAGAGCTATTAACAGACGCTGCCAAAAAAGGATACAGTATTGTAAATTCATTACATAGCAGCACATATTTAGATTATAGTCATAAAGGAATTACATTAGAAAAAGCATATAATTTCAATCCTATTCCAGAAGGTTTAGATACCCAATATCATAAAAACATTTATGGTTTGGGAAGCCAAATGTGGAGCGAATGGACACCTACAAATGCAGATGTAGAGCGTCAAACTTTTCCTAGAATTGCTGCGTATGCCGAAGTTGGTTGGACTGCGTTAGACAATAAAGATTACGAAAGTTTTAAAGTTGCTCTTAAAAAAATGCAAAAACATTGGGACACTTTAGGCATCAATTACTTTAAAGATAGTGATAAGATTGAAGCTGAATTGAAAGAAAAAACAGCAGCTAAAAAGAATAAAAAAGAATAA
- a CDS encoding sulfatase, whose amino-acid sequence MINSLRKNTYFLLFLAVFLGCKTVNKDTEINEEKPNIILFMVDDMGWQDTSVPFWKEKTAYNSRYHTPNMERLASQGMKFTQAYATPVCTPTRVSLISGMNAARHKVTNWTFKRDISMVTPPKGLKIPLWNLNGAQPTDTVPRSVHITPLPQLLKNNGYETIHVGKAHFGAIGTPSADPKTLGFNVNIGGHAAGQPGSYYGTDDFRSLNSQTTIWDVPGLEKYHGKDIFLTETLTKEAITAIDNSIAVDKPFYLYMSHYAVHTPIQGDPRFEQKYIDQGLHPTEAKYASLLEGMDKSLGDLMNHLEEKGIVENTIILFMSDNGGLSAVARGGKKHTHNKPLSSGKGSVHEGGIREPMLVKWPGITKENSISNDFVIIEDFFPTILELAKIDGYKTVQIVDGKSFTPILKGEKQDNTNSALIWHYPNNWGPTGPGIGATSTIRKGDWKLIYYHLDISFELFNITADIGETTNLAFKEGKKLQALASELSTYLRSVDAQMPTNTNTNELVPLPDNKFVLKPYIK is encoded by the coding sequence ATGATTAATTCACTAAGAAAAAACACCTATTTTCTACTATTTCTTGCTGTTTTTCTAGGCTGTAAAACTGTAAATAAAGACACTGAAATAAATGAAGAGAAACCAAATATCATTTTATTTATGGTAGATGATATGGGATGGCAAGATACTTCTGTTCCGTTTTGGAAAGAAAAAACAGCTTATAACAGTCGCTATCATACACCAAATATGGAACGTCTTGCTAGTCAGGGTATGAAATTTACGCAAGCATACGCAACACCGGTTTGTACACCAACGCGTGTGAGTTTAATTTCTGGAATGAACGCTGCGAGACATAAAGTGACCAACTGGACTTTTAAAAGAGATATTTCTATGGTAACGCCTCCTAAAGGATTAAAAATACCATTATGGAATTTAAATGGAGCGCAACCTACAGATACAGTACCACGTTCTGTTCATATAACGCCATTACCGCAATTATTAAAAAACAATGGCTATGAAACCATTCATGTTGGTAAAGCGCATTTTGGTGCAATTGGTACACCTAGTGCAGACCCGAAAACGCTTGGTTTTAATGTAAATATTGGTGGTCATGCTGCAGGACAACCCGGAAGTTATTACGGAACGGATGATTTTAGAAGTCTAAACAGTCAAACTACTATTTGGGATGTTCCTGGTTTAGAAAAATACCACGGAAAAGATATTTTTCTTACGGAAACACTTACCAAAGAAGCAATCACTGCAATAGACAATTCTATTGCAGTTGATAAACCTTTTTATTTATACATGTCTCATTACGCAGTGCACACTCCTATTCAAGGAGATCCTAGGTTTGAACAAAAATATATTGACCAAGGATTGCACCCTACAGAAGCAAAATATGCTTCGTTACTTGAAGGAATGGATAAAAGTTTGGGTGATTTAATGAATCATTTAGAAGAGAAAGGCATCGTAGAAAATACAATTATTCTGTTCATGTCAGACAATGGAGGTTTAAGTGCAGTAGCGCGTGGTGGAAAAAAACATACGCACAACAAACCGTTATCTAGCGGAAAAGGTTCTGTACACGAAGGTGGTATTCGCGAACCAATGTTAGTAAAATGGCCAGGAATTACCAAAGAAAATTCAATAAGTAACGATTTTGTTATTATTGAAGATTTTTTTCCTACCATTCTTGAACTTGCAAAAATAGATGGTTACAAAACCGTACAAATAGTAGATGGTAAAAGTTTTACTCCTATTCTAAAAGGAGAAAAACAAGACAACACAAATAGCGCCTTAATATGGCATTATCCTAATAACTGGGGACCAACAGGCCCTGGAATTGGAGCAACAAGCACCATAAGAAAAGGAGATTGGAAGTTAATTTATTATCATCTAGACATCAGTTTCGAGTTATTTAATATTACTGCAGATATTGGTGAAACAACCAATTTAGCATTTAAAGAAGGAAAAAAACTACAAGCTTTAGCAAGCGAGTTAAGTACTTACTTAAGAAGTGTAGATGCTCAAATGCCAACGAACACAAATACGAATGAGCTAGTGCCTTTACCAGACAATAAGTTCGTATTAAAACCTTATATAAAATAA
- a CDS encoding family 20 glycosylhydrolase encodes MKYLSILSAVLFICFSCQKPTKTFTEAEISIIPKPIQTIIGEGSYSFSKNTTILVEEEAQKPAAKYLSDLFENAVGYALPFSETAENASIILMKDVGIEPEAYHLKVTPEKIIIKANDAAGYFYGVQTIRQLLPSNIEKTANKEQKWVIPSIVINDAPRFSWRGMHMDFSRHFFSIDEVKTFLDYMALYKLNTYHMHLTDDQGWRIEIKKYPLLTEKGAWRIESSHDKTCNELAKTDPSYIIDPQHYHERDGKKMYGGFFTQEQIKEIIVYASERQIEVIPEIDMPGHFKSAIDNYPYLSCTGKPGWGKDFSTPACLGKESSYEFTKNILAEIAVLFPSKYIHIGGDEVNIESWEECPLCQKAIKHNNLKNEHELQSFFNKDIEAFLKTKGKELMGWDEIVEGGLSKDATMMWWRNWAPKMRDIAANNGSDMIITPCFEYYFDAKHEVTPFEKVYKYEPIPEGFTQAQSKHVLGIQANLWSEMIPNFKRLQYQAFPRMLAMAETAWSSKSNKNYEAFQERMGIQYDRLDALGIQYHIPSVTGFKDKVAFLDKAIVTLNPPLKGMDIYYTTDGSVPSKKSNKYTAPLEFTETITLNTIAFRGDIASDTRAASIEKQTYLEPVTITPKKGLIKRWVGVKKFKVVDAIVLPKKASFTSVAAINIENYDVVEQLSMVFKGYFYAEEEGLFEFATKSDDGSLLYIGDQLVVDNGGNHPAIEKNGMVALKKGWHPLTVKFHEATGGGQLTAWYTAPNGEKTILKGNTIAHD; translated from the coding sequence ATGAAATATTTATCGATACTATCAGCAGTACTATTTATCTGTTTTAGTTGTCAGAAACCAACAAAAACGTTTACAGAAGCAGAAATTTCAATCATACCGAAACCTATTCAAACCATTATAGGAGAAGGTTCATATTCGTTTTCTAAAAACACAACTATTTTAGTTGAAGAAGAAGCACAAAAACCAGCTGCAAAATATTTATCAGATTTATTTGAAAATGCTGTAGGCTATGCACTTCCGTTTTCAGAAACTGCAGAAAATGCAAGTATTATATTAATGAAAGACGTTGGTATAGAACCAGAAGCGTATCATTTAAAAGTAACTCCAGAAAAAATAATTATTAAAGCAAACGATGCTGCAGGTTATTTTTATGGTGTGCAAACCATCCGCCAATTACTTCCTTCAAATATTGAAAAAACAGCCAATAAAGAACAAAAATGGGTAATTCCGAGCATTGTAATTAATGATGCTCCTCGTTTTTCATGGAGAGGAATGCACATGGATTTTAGTCGTCATTTTTTTAGTATCGATGAGGTTAAAACCTTTTTAGACTATATGGCATTGTACAAGTTAAATACATATCACATGCATTTAACAGATGACCAAGGTTGGCGAATTGAAATAAAAAAATATCCTTTATTAACAGAAAAAGGTGCGTGGCGCATAGAAAGTTCTCATGATAAAACATGTAACGAATTGGCTAAAACAGATCCTTCTTACATAATAGATCCGCAACATTACCACGAAAGAGATGGTAAAAAAATGTACGGAGGTTTCTTTACACAAGAACAAATTAAAGAAATTATTGTGTATGCTTCAGAAAGACAAATTGAGGTAATTCCAGAAATCGATATGCCAGGACATTTTAAATCGGCTATCGATAATTATCCGTATTTATCTTGTACAGGAAAACCAGGTTGGGGTAAAGACTTCTCAACTCCGGCATGTTTAGGAAAAGAGTCTTCTTACGAGTTTACAAAAAATATTTTAGCTGAAATTGCAGTTTTATTTCCTTCAAAATACATTCATATTGGTGGTGATGAAGTAAATATTGAATCTTGGGAAGAATGTCCACTTTGTCAAAAAGCCATAAAGCATAACAACTTAAAGAACGAACATGAATTGCAATCTTTTTTCAACAAAGACATTGAAGCTTTCTTAAAAACAAAAGGAAAAGAACTAATGGGTTGGGATGAAATTGTGGAAGGTGGTTTGTCTAAAGATGCAACAATGATGTGGTGGCGCAACTGGGCACCTAAAATGCGAGATATTGCTGCAAATAATGGTAGTGATATGATTATTACACCTTGTTTCGAATATTATTTTGATGCAAAACATGAGGTAACACCATTTGAAAAGGTGTACAAATACGAACCGATTCCTGAAGGATTTACACAAGCGCAATCTAAACACGTTTTAGGAATTCAAGCGAATTTATGGTCAGAAATGATTCCTAACTTTAAGCGATTACAATATCAAGCTTTTCCAAGAATGTTAGCAATGGCAGAAACAGCTTGGTCTTCAAAAAGTAATAAAAACTATGAAGCCTTTCAAGAACGAATGGGCATTCAATATGATCGATTAGATGCGTTAGGTATTCAATATCATATTCCTTCTGTAACTGGTTTTAAAGACAAGGTAGCCTTTTTAGACAAAGCAATCGTAACCTTAAATCCTCCATTAAAAGGGATGGATATTTATTATACAACCGATGGAAGCGTTCCTTCGAAAAAATCTAATAAATATACTGCTCCATTAGAATTTACAGAAACAATTACTTTAAATACCATTGCTTTTAGAGGCGATATTGCAAGTGATACAAGAGCTGCAAGTATCGAAAAACAAACGTATTTAGAGCCTGTGACTATCACTCCTAAGAAGGGTTTAATAAAACGTTGGGTAGGTGTTAAAAAATTTAAAGTAGTTGATGCTATTGTATTGCCTAAAAAAGCTTCTTTTACTTCGGTTGCTGCTATTAATATTGAAAATTATGATGTTGTAGAACAATTATCTATGGTTTTTAAAGGATATTTTTATGCTGAAGAAGAAGGGTTATTTGAGTTTGCTACAAAATCTGACGATGGAAGTTTACTTTATATTGGCGATCAATTGGTGGTAGATAATGGTGGAAACCATCCTGCAATTGAAAAAAATGGAATGGTCGCATTAAAAAAAGGATGGCATCCACTTACCGTAAAATTTCATGAAGCAACTGGTGGCGGACAATTAACCGCTTGGTACACGGCTCCTAATGGAGAAAAGACAATTTTAAAAGGTAACACAATTGCCCATGATTAA
- a CDS encoding DUF4091 domain-containing protein, producing the protein MNYRILLFLSISLIAFGCQKQDFKIEQTYQEPKDPSPNLDENWAAVPKGLQAAITSTNIRFVKSEIPTIKTQNTWTGNVWKGERTSAQLVLWSTDSITEVKTNISDFKSDTGDVLSSNIAEISFVKYLITDEFAKGCGYRKPEDFAASLAADVLEPVSSYAVKAKETRPIWVTINTPSDAVAGIYKSTFEIVVNEQETQKFEFTLHVIDKVLPPATEWKFHLDLWQNPYAVARIHNVKPWSSEHIELLKPVMKRLADAGQKVITVSLNKRPWNGQTFDPFEAMIDWKKKTDGTWTYDFTIFDNWVHLMMDLGIKNQISCYSMVPWGNEFYYFDETENKEIKIAAAPGTKAYEDLWVPFLKEFKIHLEQKGWNKITRIAMDERGPKEMKAMLELLNEHAPEFGVSFADNHKSYKLYPDELKDMSVAFGHPVDHEDLVLRRSVGHISTHYVCCSDKFPNTFTFSPPAEGVFIGWYTMAADFDGFLRWSYNSWTEHPLQDSRFRAWPAGDTYIVYPKNRSSIRFETLREGIQDAEKIRILREELVKENRLNELDHLNKVVNQFNITKKPENLESMLQDAKNTLNILAK; encoded by the coding sequence ATGAATTATCGAATTTTACTATTTTTAAGTATTAGCCTTATTGCTTTTGGTTGTCAAAAACAAGATTTTAAAATTGAACAAACCTATCAAGAACCAAAAGATCCGTCACCAAATTTAGATGAAAATTGGGCTGCCGTTCCTAAAGGATTGCAAGCAGCTATTACTTCTACCAACATTCGCTTTGTTAAAAGTGAAATTCCAACTATTAAAACACAAAATACTTGGACTGGAAATGTTTGGAAAGGTGAACGAACATCTGCACAATTAGTACTTTGGAGCACGGATTCTATAACAGAAGTAAAAACGAATATTTCTGATTTTAAATCTGATACTGGGGACGTTTTATCTTCTAATATTGCTGAAATCAGTTTTGTTAAATATCTAATTACAGATGAATTTGCCAAAGGTTGTGGTTATAGAAAACCCGAAGATTTCGCGGCTTCTTTAGCCGCAGATGTTTTAGAACCTGTGAGTTCTTATGCTGTTAAAGCAAAAGAAACAAGACCAATTTGGGTTACTATAAACACCCCATCTGACGCCGTAGCGGGAATCTACAAAAGTACTTTTGAAATAGTAGTAAACGAACAAGAAACTCAAAAATTTGAATTCACTTTACATGTAATTGATAAAGTGTTGCCACCAGCAACCGAATGGAAATTTCATTTAGATTTATGGCAAAATCCGTATGCTGTTGCACGTATTCACAACGTAAAACCTTGGTCTTCGGAACATATTGAGTTATTAAAACCCGTGATGAAAAGACTTGCGGATGCCGGACAAAAAGTAATTACTGTATCTCTAAATAAACGCCCTTGGAATGGGCAAACTTTTGATCCGTTTGAGGCAATGATTGATTGGAAAAAGAAAACCGACGGTACTTGGACCTATGATTTTACTATTTTTGACAATTGGGTGCATTTAATGATGGATTTAGGAATCAAAAATCAAATTAGTTGTTATTCTATGGTTCCTTGGGGAAATGAGTTTTATTATTTTGATGAAACAGAAAACAAGGAAATTAAAATAGCTGCAGCACCAGGAACCAAAGCTTACGAAGATTTATGGGTTCCTTTTTTAAAAGAATTTAAAATACATTTAGAGCAAAAAGGATGGAATAAAATCACAAGAATTGCAATGGATGAACGCGGTCCTAAAGAAATGAAAGCAATGCTTGAACTATTGAATGAGCATGCGCCAGAATTTGGAGTTTCTTTTGCAGATAACCATAAAAGTTATAAATTATATCCAGATGAATTAAAAGATATGTCTGTTGCTTTTGGACATCCTGTAGATCACGAAGACTTAGTACTAAGAAGAAGCGTAGGCCATATAAGTACACATTATGTGTGTTGTTCTGATAAATTTCCAAACACGTTTACCTTTTCTCCTCCAGCAGAAGGTGTTTTTATAGGTTGGTACACTATGGCGGCAGATTTTGACGGTTTTTTACGTTGGTCATACAATAGTTGGACAGAACATCCTTTACAAGATTCGCGCTTTCGCGCTTGGCCTGCTGGCGACACGTATATTGTATATCCAAAAAACAGAAGCTCTATTCGTTTTGAAACGCTTCGAGAAGGGATTCAGGATGCTGAAAAAATTAGAATTCTAAGGGAAGAATTGGTCAAAGAAAATAGGTTGAATGAATTAGACCATTTAAATAAAGTTGTAAACCAATTTAATATCACTAAAAAACCAGAGAACTTAGAGAGCATGCTTCAAGATGCCAAAAACACCTTAAATATTTTAGCCAAATAA